From Cucumis melo cultivar AY chromosome 1, USDA_Cmelo_AY_1.0, whole genome shotgun sequence, a single genomic window includes:
- the LOC103492587 gene encoding pentatricopeptide repeat-containing protein At3g22470, mitochondrial-like isoform X3: MLSFQHRLHTFLQNCRSGNINIALHLHQEMLHGPSRYGIKCKPTIISYSIVIDALCKDRREDEASELFKEMKAQGMMPDVISYTSLIHGFCRSGKLEKAECLFNEMLDVGVRPDVTAFSVLIDMLCKEGKVIEAKELLEVMIQRGCIPNIVTYTTLVKGLCMKRRISEATQLVMKMQKLGCMSDVVAYGTLMKGLCQTGNIKIALELHKKMLSDTGLYGINCKPDAISYSIIIEGLCKDGREDEARKLFKEMKAQGMMPDVISYTSLIHGFCRSGKWEVAKCLFNEMVDTGVRPNVTTFSVLIDMLCKEGKVIEAKELLEVMMQRGCIPDIVTYTTLVKGLCMKHKISEAAQLFMKMQKLGCMPDVVTYGTLMKGLCQTGNSKFALKLHKKMLNDTGPYGINCKPNAISYSIIIHGLCKDRLEDEARELFKEMKALGVIPDVISYTSLIHGFCRSGKLEDAKHLFNEMVDQGLQLDDVAYYIMVHGFCKEGQIDKALFQKMEANCCTPNIIAYNTFLRDFCKSNKSEEAFNF, from the exons ATGCTTTCCTTTCAACACCGTCTTCACACCTTTCTACAGAATTGCAGATCTG GGAATATTAACATTGCACTTCATTTACATCAAGAAATGCTCCACGGCCCCAGTCGGTATGGGATTAAATGTAAGCCTACTATTATTTCTTATAGTATCGTTATTGATGCACTTTGTAAGGATAGGCGGGAAGATGAGGCAAGCGAACTTTTCAAGGAAATGAAAGCTCAGGGGATGATGCCAGATGTCATTTCATATACCTCTTTGATTCATGGATTTTGTCGTAGTGGAAAGTTGGAGAAGGCTGAATGTTTGTTTAATGAGATGCTGGATGTAGGTGTTCGACCTGATGTGACTGCGTTTAGTGTGTTGATTGATATGCTTTGCAAGGAAGGAAAGGTTATCGAGGCTAAGGAGTTGCTAGAGGTGATGATTCAGAGAGGTTGCATTCCTAATATAGTGACATATACTACCTTGGTTAAAGGGTTGTGTATGAAGCGTAGGATTAGTGAAGCCACACAGTTGGTTATGAAAATGCAAAAGTTAGGTTGTATGTCTGATGTAGTTGCTTATGGGACTCTAATGAAGGGACTCTGTCAAACAGGGAATATTAAAATTGCACTTGAGTTGCATAAAAAAATGCTCAGTGACACTGGTCTATATGGGATTAACTGTAAGCCTGATGCTATTTCCTATAGTATCATCATAGAAGGGCTTTGTAAGGATGGACGGGAAGATGAGGCAAGAAAACTTTTCAAGGAAATGAAAGCTCAGGGAATGATGCCTGACGTCATTTCATATACCTCTTTAATTCATGGATTTTGTCGTAGTGGAAAGTGGGAGGTGGCTAAATGTTTGTTCAATGAGATGGTGGATACAGGTGTTCGACCTAATGTGACTACGTTCAGTGTGTTGATTGATATGCTTTGCAAGGAAGGAAAGGTTATCGAGGCTAAAGAGTTGCTAGAGGTGATGATGCAGAGAGGTTGCATTCCTGATATAGTGACATATACTACCTTGGTTAAAGGGTTGTGTATGAAGCATAAAATTAGTGAAGCTGCACAGTTGTTTATGAAAATGCAAAAGTTAGGTTGTATGCCTGATGTAGTTACTTATGGGACTCTAATGAAGGGACTCTGTCAAACAGGGAATAGTAAATTTGCACTTAAGTTGCATAAAAAAATGCTGAATGACACCGGTCCCTATGGGATTAATTGTAAGCCTAATGCTATTTCCTATAGTATCATCATACATGGGCTTTGTAAGGATAGACTAGAAGACGAGGCAAGAGAACTTTTCAAGGAAATGAAAGCTCTAGGAGTGATTCCTGATGTGATTTCATATACCTCTTTGATTCATGGATTCTGCCGTAGTGGAAAATTGGAGGATGCTAAACATTTGTTCAATGAGATGGTGGATCAAGGTCTTCAACTAGATGATGTTGCTTATTACATTATGGTCCATGGGTTTTGTAAAGAGGGACAAATAGATAAGGCTTTGTTTCAAAAGATGGAAGCAAATTGCTGCACTCCCAATATTATTGCTTATAATACATTTCTACGTGATTTCTGCAAAAGCAATAAATCAGAAGAGGCGTTCAACTTCTGA
- the LOC103492587 gene encoding pentatricopeptide repeat-containing protein At1g63330-like isoform X2 translates to MLSFQHRLHTFLQNCRSGLAAMAGIMTRGYIPDIVIYSTLIKGLCMEHRISEATRLFMGMQKLGCRPDAITYSTLIKGLCMEHRISEATWLFMRMQMLGCRPDAITYGTLMKGLCQTGNINIALHLHQEMLHGPSRYGIKCKPTIISYSIVIDALCKDRREDEASELFKEMKAQGMMPDVISYTSLIHGFCRSGKLEKAECLFNEMLDVGVRPDVTAFSVLIDMLCKEGKVIEAKELLEVMIQRGCIPNIVTYTTLVKGLCMKRRISEATQLVMKMQKLGCMSDVVAYGTLMKGLCQTGNIKIALELHKKMLSDTGLYGINCKPDAISYSIIIEGLCKDGREDEARKLFKEMKAQGMMPDVISYTSLIHGFCRSGKWEVAKCLFNEMVDTGVRPNVTTFSVLIDMLCKEGKVIEAKELLEVMMQRGCIPDIVTYTTLVKGLCMKHKISEAAQLFMKMQKLGCMPDVVTYGTLMKGLCQTGNSKFALKLHKKMLNDTGPYGINCKPNAISYSIIIHGLCKDRLEDEARELFKEMKALGVIPDVISYTSLIHGFCRSGKLEDAKHLFNEMVDQGLQLDDVAYYIMVHGFCKEGQIDKALFQKMEANCCTPNIIAYNTFLRDFCKSNKSEEAFNF, encoded by the exons ATGCTTTCCTTTCAACACCGTCTTCACACCTTTCTACAGAATTGCAGATCTG GTCTTGCGGCCATGGCGGGGATTATGACGAGAGGTTACATTCCTGATATAGTCATCTATAGTACCTTGATTAAGGGCTTGTGTATGGAGCATAGGATTAGTGAAGCTACACGGCTATTTATGGGAATGCAAAAGTTAGGTTGTAGGCCTGATGCGATTACCTATAGTACCTTGATTAAGGGCTTGTGTATGGAGCATAGGATTAGTGAAGCTACATGGCTATTTATGAGAATGCAAATGTTAGGTTGTAGGCCTGATGCGATTACTTATGGGACTTTAATGAAGGGGCTTTGTCAAACAGGGAATATTAACATTGCACTTCATTTACATCAAGAAATGCTCCACGGCCCCAGTCGGTATGGGATTAAATGTAAGCCTACTATTATTTCTTATAGTATCGTTATTGATGCACTTTGTAAGGATAGGCGGGAAGATGAGGCAAGCGAACTTTTCAAGGAAATGAAAGCTCAGGGGATGATGCCAGATGTCATTTCATATACCTCTTTGATTCATGGATTTTGTCGTAGTGGAAAGTTGGAGAAGGCTGAATGTTTGTTTAATGAGATGCTGGATGTAGGTGTTCGACCTGATGTGACTGCGTTTAGTGTGTTGATTGATATGCTTTGCAAGGAAGGAAAGGTTATCGAGGCTAAGGAGTTGCTAGAGGTGATGATTCAGAGAGGTTGCATTCCTAATATAGTGACATATACTACCTTGGTTAAAGGGTTGTGTATGAAGCGTAGGATTAGTGAAGCCACACAGTTGGTTATGAAAATGCAAAAGTTAGGTTGTATGTCTGATGTAGTTGCTTATGGGACTCTAATGAAGGGACTCTGTCAAACAGGGAATATTAAAATTGCACTTGAGTTGCATAAAAAAATGCTCAGTGACACTGGTCTATATGGGATTAACTGTAAGCCTGATGCTATTTCCTATAGTATCATCATAGAAGGGCTTTGTAAGGATGGACGGGAAGATGAGGCAAGAAAACTTTTCAAGGAAATGAAAGCTCAGGGAATGATGCCTGACGTCATTTCATATACCTCTTTAATTCATGGATTTTGTCGTAGTGGAAAGTGGGAGGTGGCTAAATGTTTGTTCAATGAGATGGTGGATACAGGTGTTCGACCTAATGTGACTACGTTCAGTGTGTTGATTGATATGCTTTGCAAGGAAGGAAAGGTTATCGAGGCTAAAGAGTTGCTAGAGGTGATGATGCAGAGAGGTTGCATTCCTGATATAGTGACATATACTACCTTGGTTAAAGGGTTGTGTATGAAGCATAAAATTAGTGAAGCTGCACAGTTGTTTATGAAAATGCAAAAGTTAGGTTGTATGCCTGATGTAGTTACTTATGGGACTCTAATGAAGGGACTCTGTCAAACAGGGAATAGTAAATTTGCACTTAAGTTGCATAAAAAAATGCTGAATGACACCGGTCCCTATGGGATTAATTGTAAGCCTAATGCTATTTCCTATAGTATCATCATACATGGGCTTTGTAAGGATAGACTAGAAGACGAGGCAAGAGAACTTTTCAAGGAAATGAAAGCTCTAGGAGTGATTCCTGATGTGATTTCATATACCTCTTTGATTCATGGATTCTGCCGTAGTGGAAAATTGGAGGATGCTAAACATTTGTTCAATGAGATGGTGGATCAAGGTCTTCAACTAGATGATGTTGCTTATTACATTATGGTCCATGGGTTTTGTAAAGAGGGACAAATAGATAAGGCTTTGTTTCAAAAGATGGAAGCAAATTGCTGCACTCCCAATATTATTGCTTATAATACATTTCTACGTGATTTCTGCAAAAGCAATAAATCAGAAGAGGCGTTCAACTTCTGA
- the LOC127143803 gene encoding putative pentatricopeptide repeat-containing protein At1g12700, mitochondrial isoform X2, giving the protein MASTSKTVPSASSIVRPNLSSSLFTHSPIIPSSNPQFSSPIHPKSLHVSPQNFNTPISCQQQLSMFLHNCKTGNITATQAFHFFHLMMCSNPTPPLSSFTHLLSGLTKIKHYSQVFYLYNQMRLSGLSPDCCTLNILLNCLCNLNRVGEGLAVMAGILRRGYVPDIVTYTTLIKGLCMEHRISKATLLFTRMQKLGCTPNAITYGTLIKGLCRTGNIDVALKLHQEMLNDTSRYGINFKPIVVSYTIIIDALCKDRREDEARELFEEMKAQGMIPSVISYTSLIHGFCCGGKWEEAKRLFNEMVNQGIQPNVVTFNVLIDVLCKEGKVVEAKDLLEGNLKLLGSYSKNYPKEIFNQML; this is encoded by the exons ATGGCTTCCACTTCAAAGACGGTACCTTCCGCTTCTTCCATTGTTAGACCCAACCTCTCTTCCTCTCTATTTACTCACTCTCCGATCATTCCATCATCAAATCCCCAATTTTCATCTCCAATTCATCCTAAATCCCTACATGTATCACCCCAAAATTTCAATACACCCATTTCGTGTCAACAGCAGCTTTCAATGTTCCTACACAATTGCAAGACAGGTAACATTACTGCAACTCAAGCCTTCCATTTCTTTCACCTGATGATGTGTTCAAATCCTACCCCTCCCTTATCTTCTTTCACTCATTTACTTTCTGGACTTACTAAGATTAAGCATTACTCTCAAGTATTTTACCTCTATAATCAAATGCGTCTATCTGGACTTTCACCTGATTGCTGCACTCTGAATATATTGTTGAATTGCCTCTGTAATTTGAATCGGGTTGGCGAAGGTCTTGCGGTCATGGCAGGGATTTTAAGGAGAGGTTACGTTCCTGATATAGTCACATATACCACCTTAATTAAGGGCTTGTGTATGGAGCATAGGATTAGTAAAGCCACACTCTTATTTACAAGAATGCAAAAGTTAGGTTGTACGCCTAATGCGATTACTTATGGGACTTTAATCAAAGGACTTTGTCGAACAGGAAATATTGACGTCGCACTTAAGTTGCATCAGGAAATGCTCAATGACACTAGTCGATATGGGATTAATTTTAAGCCTATTGTTGTTTCCTACACTATCATTATAGATGCGCTTTGTAAGGATAGACGGGAAGACGAGGCAAGAGAACTTTTCGAGGAAATGAAAGCTCAAGGAATGATCCCCAGTGTCATTTCATATACCTCTTTGATTCATGGATTTTGTTGTGGTGGAAAGTGGGAGGAGGCTAAACGTTTGTTCAATGAGATGGTGAATCAAGGTATTCAACCAAACGTGGTTACATTTAATGTGTTGATTGATGTGCTTTGCAAGGAAGGAAAGGTTGTCGAGGCTAAGGATTTGCTAGAG GGAAACTTGAAACTGCTTGGGAGCTATTCGAAAAACTATCCCAAGGAGATCTTCAACCAGATGTTGTGA
- the LOC127143803 gene encoding putative pentatricopeptide repeat-containing protein At1g12700, mitochondrial isoform X1 — protein sequence MASTSKTVPSASSIVRPNLSSSLFTHSPIIPSSNPQFSSPIHPKSLHVSPQNFNTPISCQQQLSMFLHNCKTGNITATQAFHFFHLMMCSNPTPPLSSFTHLLSGLTKIKHYSQVFYLYNQMRLSGLSPDCCTLNILLNCLCNLNRVGEGLAVMAGILRRGYVPDIVTYTTLIKGLCMEHRISKATLLFTRMQKLGCTPNAITYGTLIKGLCRTGNIDVALKLHQEMLNDTSRYGINFKPIVVSYTIIIDALCKDRREDEARELFEEMKAQGMIPSVISYTSLIHGFCCGGKWEEAKRLFNEMVNQGIQPNVVTFNVLIDVLCKEGKVVEAKDLLEVEEAMKIYNGMLQVGKRPDVKTYGALLRGLFQGGKGNLKLLGSYSKNYPKEIFNQML from the exons ATGGCTTCCACTTCAAAGACGGTACCTTCCGCTTCTTCCATTGTTAGACCCAACCTCTCTTCCTCTCTATTTACTCACTCTCCGATCATTCCATCATCAAATCCCCAATTTTCATCTCCAATTCATCCTAAATCCCTACATGTATCACCCCAAAATTTCAATACACCCATTTCGTGTCAACAGCAGCTTTCAATGTTCCTACACAATTGCAAGACAGGTAACATTACTGCAACTCAAGCCTTCCATTTCTTTCACCTGATGATGTGTTCAAATCCTACCCCTCCCTTATCTTCTTTCACTCATTTACTTTCTGGACTTACTAAGATTAAGCATTACTCTCAAGTATTTTACCTCTATAATCAAATGCGTCTATCTGGACTTTCACCTGATTGCTGCACTCTGAATATATTGTTGAATTGCCTCTGTAATTTGAATCGGGTTGGCGAAGGTCTTGCGGTCATGGCAGGGATTTTAAGGAGAGGTTACGTTCCTGATATAGTCACATATACCACCTTAATTAAGGGCTTGTGTATGGAGCATAGGATTAGTAAAGCCACACTCTTATTTACAAGAATGCAAAAGTTAGGTTGTACGCCTAATGCGATTACTTATGGGACTTTAATCAAAGGACTTTGTCGAACAGGAAATATTGACGTCGCACTTAAGTTGCATCAGGAAATGCTCAATGACACTAGTCGATATGGGATTAATTTTAAGCCTATTGTTGTTTCCTACACTATCATTATAGATGCGCTTTGTAAGGATAGACGGGAAGACGAGGCAAGAGAACTTTTCGAGGAAATGAAAGCTCAAGGAATGATCCCCAGTGTCATTTCATATACCTCTTTGATTCATGGATTTTGTTGTGGTGGAAAGTGGGAGGAGGCTAAACGTTTGTTCAATGAGATGGTGAATCAAGGTATTCAACCAAACGTGGTTACATTTAATGTGTTGATTGATGTGCTTTGCAAGGAAGGAAAGGTTGTCGAGGCTAAGGATTTGCTAGAG GTGGAAGAAGCAATGAAGATTTATAATGGAATGCTTCAAGTGGGAAAGAGGCCAGATGTGAAAACATATGGTGCCTTGTTAAGAGGGCTTTTTCAGGGAGGCAAG GGAAACTTGAAACTGCTTGGGAGCTATTCGAAAAACTATCCCAAGGAGATCTTCAACCAGATGTTGTGA
- the LOC103492587 gene encoding pentatricopeptide repeat-containing protein At1g63080, mitochondrial-like isoform X1 yields MLSFQHRLHTFLQNCRSGKITLNEALDFFQLMMCSNPTPPLSSFNQLLSGLTKIKHYSQVISLYNLMRLAGLVPNFFTFNTLINCLCNVNRVNEGLAAMAGIMTRGYIPDIVIYSTLIKGLCMEHRISEATRLFMGMQKLGCRPDAITYSTLIKGLCMEHRISEATWLFMRMQMLGCRPDAITYGTLMKGLCQTGNINIALHLHQEMLHGPSRYGIKCKPTIISYSIVIDALCKDRREDEASELFKEMKAQGMMPDVISYTSLIHGFCRSGKLEKAECLFNEMLDVGVRPDVTAFSVLIDMLCKEGKVIEAKELLEVMIQRGCIPNIVTYTTLVKGLCMKRRISEATQLVMKMQKLGCMSDVVAYGTLMKGLCQTGNIKIALELHKKMLSDTGLYGINCKPDAISYSIIIEGLCKDGREDEARKLFKEMKAQGMMPDVISYTSLIHGFCRSGKWEVAKCLFNEMVDTGVRPNVTTFSVLIDMLCKEGKVIEAKELLEVMMQRGCIPDIVTYTTLVKGLCMKHKISEAAQLFMKMQKLGCMPDVVTYGTLMKGLCQTGNSKFALKLHKKMLNDTGPYGINCKPNAISYSIIIHGLCKDRLEDEARELFKEMKALGVIPDVISYTSLIHGFCRSGKLEDAKHLFNEMVDQGLQLDDVAYYIMVHGFCKEGQIDKALFQKMEANCCTPNIIAYNTFLRDFCKSNKSEEAFNF; encoded by the coding sequence ATGCTTTCCTTTCAACACCGTCTTCACACCTTTCTACAGAATTGCAGATCTGGTAAGATTACTTTAAATGAAGCATTAGATTTCTTTCAACTAATGATGTGTTCAAATCCTACCCCTCCCCTTTCTTCTTTCAATCAATTACTTTCCGGGCTTACTAAGATTAAGCATTACTCCCAAGTCATTTCTCTCTATAATCTAATGCGCCTAGCTGGACTTGTCCCTAATTTCTTCACATTCAATACCTTGATTAATTGCCTTTGTAATGTGAATCGGGTTAACGAAGGTCTTGCGGCCATGGCGGGGATTATGACGAGAGGTTACATTCCTGATATAGTCATCTATAGTACCTTGATTAAGGGCTTGTGTATGGAGCATAGGATTAGTGAAGCTACACGGCTATTTATGGGAATGCAAAAGTTAGGTTGTAGGCCTGATGCGATTACCTATAGTACCTTGATTAAGGGCTTGTGTATGGAGCATAGGATTAGTGAAGCTACATGGCTATTTATGAGAATGCAAATGTTAGGTTGTAGGCCTGATGCGATTACTTATGGGACTTTAATGAAGGGGCTTTGTCAAACAGGGAATATTAACATTGCACTTCATTTACATCAAGAAATGCTCCACGGCCCCAGTCGGTATGGGATTAAATGTAAGCCTACTATTATTTCTTATAGTATCGTTATTGATGCACTTTGTAAGGATAGGCGGGAAGATGAGGCAAGCGAACTTTTCAAGGAAATGAAAGCTCAGGGGATGATGCCAGATGTCATTTCATATACCTCTTTGATTCATGGATTTTGTCGTAGTGGAAAGTTGGAGAAGGCTGAATGTTTGTTTAATGAGATGCTGGATGTAGGTGTTCGACCTGATGTGACTGCGTTTAGTGTGTTGATTGATATGCTTTGCAAGGAAGGAAAGGTTATCGAGGCTAAGGAGTTGCTAGAGGTGATGATTCAGAGAGGTTGCATTCCTAATATAGTGACATATACTACCTTGGTTAAAGGGTTGTGTATGAAGCGTAGGATTAGTGAAGCCACACAGTTGGTTATGAAAATGCAAAAGTTAGGTTGTATGTCTGATGTAGTTGCTTATGGGACTCTAATGAAGGGACTCTGTCAAACAGGGAATATTAAAATTGCACTTGAGTTGCATAAAAAAATGCTCAGTGACACTGGTCTATATGGGATTAACTGTAAGCCTGATGCTATTTCCTATAGTATCATCATAGAAGGGCTTTGTAAGGATGGACGGGAAGATGAGGCAAGAAAACTTTTCAAGGAAATGAAAGCTCAGGGAATGATGCCTGACGTCATTTCATATACCTCTTTAATTCATGGATTTTGTCGTAGTGGAAAGTGGGAGGTGGCTAAATGTTTGTTCAATGAGATGGTGGATACAGGTGTTCGACCTAATGTGACTACGTTCAGTGTGTTGATTGATATGCTTTGCAAGGAAGGAAAGGTTATCGAGGCTAAAGAGTTGCTAGAGGTGATGATGCAGAGAGGTTGCATTCCTGATATAGTGACATATACTACCTTGGTTAAAGGGTTGTGTATGAAGCATAAAATTAGTGAAGCTGCACAGTTGTTTATGAAAATGCAAAAGTTAGGTTGTATGCCTGATGTAGTTACTTATGGGACTCTAATGAAGGGACTCTGTCAAACAGGGAATAGTAAATTTGCACTTAAGTTGCATAAAAAAATGCTGAATGACACCGGTCCCTATGGGATTAATTGTAAGCCTAATGCTATTTCCTATAGTATCATCATACATGGGCTTTGTAAGGATAGACTAGAAGACGAGGCAAGAGAACTTTTCAAGGAAATGAAAGCTCTAGGAGTGATTCCTGATGTGATTTCATATACCTCTTTGATTCATGGATTCTGCCGTAGTGGAAAATTGGAGGATGCTAAACATTTGTTCAATGAGATGGTGGATCAAGGTCTTCAACTAGATGATGTTGCTTATTACATTATGGTCCATGGGTTTTGTAAAGAGGGACAAATAGATAAGGCTTTGTTTCAAAAGATGGAAGCAAATTGCTGCACTCCCAATATTATTGCTTATAATACATTTCTACGTGATTTCTGCAAAAGCAATAAATCAGAAGAGGCGTTCAACTTCTGA